The following is a genomic window from Bordetella sp. H567.
AGGCGCTCATGTTTACCTTCACCAAGACCGCCCGCGCGCTGGGCGCGGCGTTGGCCGTCAGCGGCGCGCTGGCCGCCGCGGCGCCGGCGCACGCGGCCGGCACATTGAACGTGGCCATCACCCAGGATGCCGGCAGCTGGGATCCCATCGACACCTTCGTGACGTGGTGGGGGTCGGTCGGCAGCAATCTGTTCGACGGCCTGACCATGCGCGGCGCGGACATGAAATTGCAGCCTGGCCTGGCGACCAGCTGGGAATTCCTGGACAACGACACGCGCATTCGCTTCAAGCTGCGCGAGAACGTCAAGTTCCATGACGGCGAGCCCTTCAACGCCGAAGCCGTGAAGTTCACCTTCGAACGGCTGCTCGGGCCGGAAGGCGCCAAGGGGCCGCAGCAGTCCAACTACAACTCCATCGACAAGGTCGTCGTGGTGGATGAGCATACCGTCGACTTCGTGATGAAGCGGCCGGATCCCGTCATCCTGACCAAGCTGGCCGGCTACGGCGGCATGATCGTGCCGCCGAAGTACATCCAGGAAAAGGGCGATGCCTATTTCAACGAGCATCCGGTGGGCACGGGGCCCTTCAAGTTCGTCGAGTACAAGCCGAAGATCAGCCTGACGCTGGCGCGCAACGATGAGTACTGGGGCGGCAAGCCCAAGCTGGACCAGGTGCTGTACCGCTTCATCGCCGAGCCCGCCACCCAGGTGGCGGAACTGCAGGCGGGCCGTGTGGACATCGCCACCGCCGTCCCGCTCGGCCTGGTGGATACGATCAAGAAGTCCAGCAATGCGACCGTCGTCAGCACCAGCGGCCCCGGCACGGTGGTGGCGCGCTATGACACCTCGCGCGGCATCACCAAGGACCGCGACGTGCGCCGCGCCCTGATCATGGCCGTGGACCGCGATGCCATCATCAAGCAGCTCTTGATGGGCTACGCCAAGCCCATCGCCAGCTTCCAGGGCGATCTGTCCTTCGGCTACGACCCGGCGCTCAAGCCGCTGCCTTTCAATCCGGCCGAGGCCAAGAAGCTGCTGGCCAAGGCCGGCGTGAAGCCGGGCGAGGCGATCCAGCTGGATATCCGCGGCAGCGATTCGCAGTTCCGCGAAGTGGCGCAAGCCATCGCCGGCTATCTGCAGGGCGTGGGCATCAAGACCACCATCAAGCCCTATGAAACGCCGGTGCTGATCAACGACATCATTCCGCAGGGCAAGACCGGCGAGCTGTGGCAGATGTATTGGGGCGGCTGGACCTACGACTATGACAACACCGCCTACCTGATGTACCACACCGGGCAGAAGTGGAATCCCTACGACAAGGACGCCAAGCTGGACGCCATGCTGGACGCGCAGCGCAATACCTACAAGGTGGAGGAACGGCAGAAGACCCTGCGCGAGATCGCGGCCTACGTGGCGGACCACGCGCTGGAGATGCCGCTCTATGCGCTGGATACCGTGGTGGGCGTGAACAAGCGGGTCAAGAACCTGAGCGTACCGGGCGATATCCGGTTCCGTTTCGTCGACGCCAGCGTCGAGTGATCTCGCCAACCTGCCTCGCGCCCCGGGCCCGTCCCGGGGCGCCTTCGAGATGATCGGTTTTCTTATCAAACGCGTCCTGCAGGCGATCTTCGTGATCCTGGCCGTGACGCTGCTCGTTTCCTATGCCGTGCGCCTGACCGGCGACCCGGCCATCATGCTCAGCCAGGGCGCCGGCAGCGTCACCGAACAGGATTTGCAGAACATCCGCCAGGCGCTGGGGCTGAAC
Proteins encoded in this region:
- a CDS encoding ABC transporter substrate-binding protein, with translation MFTFTKTARALGAALAVSGALAAAAPAHAAGTLNVAITQDAGSWDPIDTFVTWWGSVGSNLFDGLTMRGADMKLQPGLATSWEFLDNDTRIRFKLRENVKFHDGEPFNAEAVKFTFERLLGPEGAKGPQQSNYNSIDKVVVVDEHTVDFVMKRPDPVILTKLAGYGGMIVPPKYIQEKGDAYFNEHPVGTGPFKFVEYKPKISLTLARNDEYWGGKPKLDQVLYRFIAEPATQVAELQAGRVDIATAVPLGLVDTIKKSSNATVVSTSGPGTVVARYDTSRGITKDRDVRRALIMAVDRDAIIKQLLMGYAKPIASFQGDLSFGYDPALKPLPFNPAEAKKLLAKAGVKPGEAIQLDIRGSDSQFREVAQAIAGYLQGVGIKTTIKPYETPVLINDIIPQGKTGELWQMYWGGWTYDYDNTAYLMYHTGQKWNPYDKDAKLDAMLDAQRNTYKVEERQKTLREIAAYVADHALEMPLYALDTVVGVNKRVKNLSVPGDIRFRFVDASVE